A stretch of the Symbiobacterium terraclitae genome encodes the following:
- the gatA gene encoding Asp-tRNA(Asn)/Glu-tRNA(Gln) amidotransferase subunit GatA: MTHKLSAARLNRLFLAGELSAVEITESVLSRIASVDPVVGAFIKVAAEHALDRARKLDARRKAGDREFGPLAGVPVAVKDNICTCGIETTCASRILKGYVPPYDATVVERLRASGAIIIGKTNMDEFAMGSSGETSAFGVTRNPWDLERIPGGSSSGSAAAVAAEEVPLSLGSDTGGSIRQPAALTGVVGLKPTYGYVSRYGLVAFASSLDQIGPFGHDVEDVARLFEVIAGPDRRDATNAGRTPPEVKFGGEPSLKGVRLGVPREYFGSGIEAGVRARVEEAIKQLEELGASVEECSLPSTEHALSAYYIIAPAEASANLARFDGVRYGYRAAGASGLLEMYGRTRAEGFGPEVKRRIMIGTYALSSGYYDAYYKKAQQVRTLVIRDFERAFGRFDALVTPTVPTTAWRLGEKLDDPLSMYLADICTIPVNLAGLPAISVPCGFADGLPVGLQLIGQHFADTQLLQLAWAYQKVTKHHEARPDVDLKGGRQQ; the protein is encoded by the coding sequence ATGACCCATAAGCTGAGCGCCGCCAGGCTGAACCGGCTCTTCCTGGCCGGCGAGCTGTCGGCGGTGGAGATCACCGAATCCGTTCTGAGCCGCATCGCCAGCGTCGACCCGGTCGTGGGCGCGTTCATCAAGGTGGCGGCGGAGCACGCGCTGGACCGGGCGCGGAAGCTGGATGCACGGCGCAAGGCCGGCGACAGGGAGTTCGGGCCGCTGGCCGGCGTCCCCGTCGCCGTCAAGGACAACATCTGCACGTGCGGCATCGAGACCACCTGCGCCTCCCGCATCCTGAAGGGCTACGTGCCGCCCTACGACGCGACCGTGGTGGAGCGGCTGCGCGCCTCGGGCGCGATCATCATCGGCAAGACCAACATGGACGAGTTCGCCATGGGCTCCTCGGGCGAGACCTCCGCCTTCGGCGTCACCCGGAACCCGTGGGACCTGGAGCGCATCCCCGGCGGCTCCTCCTCTGGTTCGGCCGCGGCTGTGGCCGCCGAGGAGGTCCCCCTGTCCCTCGGCTCCGACACCGGCGGCTCCATCCGGCAGCCGGCGGCGCTGACCGGCGTGGTGGGGCTGAAGCCCACCTACGGCTACGTCAGCCGTTACGGCCTGGTGGCCTTCGCCTCCTCCCTGGACCAGATCGGTCCCTTCGGGCACGACGTGGAGGACGTGGCCCGGCTCTTCGAGGTCATCGCCGGCCCGGACCGGCGCGACGCGACCAACGCGGGCCGCACCCCGCCTGAGGTCAAGTTCGGCGGCGAGCCGTCCCTCAAGGGCGTCCGGCTGGGCGTTCCCCGGGAGTACTTCGGATCCGGCATCGAGGCCGGCGTCCGGGCCCGGGTCGAGGAGGCCATCAAGCAGCTGGAGGAGCTCGGCGCCAGCGTGGAGGAGTGCTCGCTGCCCAGCACCGAGCACGCCCTGTCGGCCTACTACATCATCGCCCCAGCCGAGGCCTCGGCCAACCTGGCCCGCTTCGACGGCGTGCGCTACGGCTACCGCGCTGCGGGGGCCAGCGGTCTCCTGGAGATGTACGGCAGGACCCGCGCCGAGGGCTTCGGCCCCGAGGTCAAGCGCCGCATCATGATCGGGACCTACGCCCTCTCCAGCGGCTACTACGACGCCTACTACAAGAAGGCGCAGCAGGTGCGTACCCTCGTGATCCGCGACTTCGAGCGGGCCTTCGGGCGGTTCGATGCGCTGGTCACACCGACGGTGCCCACCACCGCCTGGCGGCTGGGCGAGAAGCTGGACGATCCGCTCTCCATGTACCTGGCCGACATCTGCACCATCCCCGTCAACCTGGCCGGCCTGCCCGCGATCTCGGTGCCCTGCGGCTTTGCCGACGGCCTGCCGGTCGGGCTGCAGCTCATCGGCCAGCACTTCGCCGACACCCAGCTCCTGCAGCTGGCCTGGGCGTACCAGAAGGTGACGAAGCACCACGAGGCCCGTCCGGATGTGGACCTGAAGGGGGGGCGGCAGCAGTGA
- the gatC gene encoding Asp-tRNA(Asn)/Glu-tRNA(Gln) amidotransferase subunit GatC, whose product MALTLKEVEHVARLARLSLSEEEKAAFTVQLSRILEHVESMNRLDVTGVPPTYHAVSLENVLRADKPQASLDRQTVLEQAPEAEAGCFRVPKITEG is encoded by the coding sequence ATGGCGCTGACGCTGAAAGAGGTTGAGCACGTGGCCCGTCTGGCCCGGTTGAGCCTCTCCGAGGAGGAGAAGGCGGCCTTTACGGTGCAGCTGAGCCGCATCCTGGAGCACGTAGAGAGCATGAACCGGCTGGACGTCACCGGCGTGCCGCCCACTTACCACGCGGTATCCCTGGAGAATGTCCTGCGCGCGGACAAGCCCCAGGCGTCGCTGGACCGGCAGACCGTCCTGGAACAGGCCCCCGAGGCCGAGGCGGGCTGCTTCCGGGTACCGAAGATCACGGAGGGCTAG